One Tolypothrix bouteillei VB521301 DNA window includes the following coding sequences:
- the fabI gene encoding enoyl-ACP reductase FabI, whose protein sequence is MLDLTGKKAIVTGIANNRSIAWGIAQQLHKAGADLGITYLPDEKGKMEKKVAELVEPLTPSLFLPCDVQNDEQVRSTFEEIQQKWGKLDILIHCLAFASKDDLSGDFSKTSRSGFNLAMEVSTYSLVQLAGIAKPLMTEGGSIVTLSYLGGVRAIPNYNVMGVAKAGLEACVRYLAAEMGSANIRVNAISAGPIRTLASSAVGGILDMIHHVEQVAPLKRTVTQLEVGNAAAFLCSDLSSGITGQVLYVDAGYEIMGM, encoded by the coding sequence ATGCTTGACCTGACGGGAAAAAAAGCTATTGTAACAGGAATTGCAAACAACCGATCCATTGCTTGGGGGATCGCCCAACAACTCCATAAAGCAGGAGCCGATCTGGGAATTACTTACTTGCCAGATGAGAAAGGCAAAATGGAAAAGAAAGTTGCAGAACTGGTAGAACCCCTCACTCCGAGCTTGTTTCTTCCTTGTGATGTCCAAAACGACGAGCAGGTTAGGTCAACCTTTGAAGAAATCCAGCAAAAGTGGGGTAAGCTAGATATCCTCATCCATTGCCTCGCCTTTGCCAGTAAAGATGACCTGAGTGGAGACTTCAGCAAAACCTCTCGTTCCGGCTTTAATCTGGCAATGGAAGTGAGTACTTACTCTCTAGTACAGCTTGCAGGGATCGCTAAACCCTTAATGACTGAGGGAGGAAGTATTGTCACTCTGTCCTACCTGGGTGGTGTACGAGCAATTCCCAACTATAATGTCATGGGAGTTGCCAAAGCAGGGTTGGAAGCTTGCGTGCGCTACCTAGCGGCTGAAATGGGTTCTGCCAATATTCGGGTAAACGCCATATCCGCAGGTCCTATTCGTACTCTCGCTTCTAGTGCGGTAGGAGGTATTTTGGACATGATTCACCATGTTGAGCAAGTTGCGCCATTAAAACGCACTGTCACTCAGCTCGAGGTGGGCAATGCAGCCGCTTTTTTATGTAGCGACTTGTCTAGCGGAATTACCGGGCAAGTCCTGTACGTTGATGCAGGGTACGAAATCATGGGCATGTAA
- a CDS encoding alpha/beta hydrolase yields the protein MRFPLSKRQPKASWMKGLLCSLTLAFSWGVGISSTLAAETVTIRLGPFQQSVAIADLEKFAKTGKLPEGLEVLSPFLTSEIRDFLTKRFSVDPAFADKFVDEIRQTPIGKQILSSLGSAIPGSTVDTIQVALNLALKQVNGLSPLGFLRAYPQENVTVDATQVIGLAVELNPTRIESQALGVLLERELPATSNTPFKTTFDPSTVGNEAVQEQTLNFYDRQRNRTLPVDIYWSRANADNPLVVLSHGFGSNRRSLRYLANHLASHGITVVALEHPGSNAISVNKANDAANLGKLLPPTEFIDRPRDVSFVLDELAKLNTQSGEFQGKFNTEKVSVIGHSLGGYTALALVAPEVNLEDLRKFCKDSLNLDKSPADWLQCSAASLRDKKLRLQDKRVSQAIALNPVIGEIFGKKGLSQITKPVLILAGTEDAIAPALKHQIAPFNQLQGEKYLLTAIGGTHLSISDPASTAYSIVKERRGEEASSLRRLTQGVSLAFVKQLTPEARTYREFLTPAYAQFLSTSELPLRLVSELPTSIKPWVEGSLERNYIK from the coding sequence ATGCGGTTTCCACTTAGCAAACGTCAACCCAAAGCATCCTGGATGAAAGGATTGCTGTGCAGCTTAACCCTAGCTTTTAGTTGGGGTGTAGGAATTTCCTCTACATTGGCAGCAGAAACAGTGACTATCCGCTTGGGTCCTTTTCAGCAGTCAGTAGCGATCGCAGACTTGGAAAAGTTTGCTAAAACTGGTAAATTGCCGGAAGGGCTAGAAGTTTTGTCACCCTTCTTAACATCAGAAATACGAGACTTTTTGACCAAGCGTTTTAGTGTAGATCCCGCTTTTGCCGATAAATTTGTTGATGAAATACGGCAAACACCAATAGGGAAACAAATCTTATCTTCCTTGGGATCGGCAATTCCCGGCAGTACAGTTGATACCATTCAAGTAGCACTCAACCTTGCACTTAAACAAGTAAACGGTTTGAGCCCCCTTGGTTTCTTACGAGCTTACCCACAGGAAAATGTGACAGTGGATGCAACTCAAGTCATTGGTTTAGCAGTTGAGCTAAACCCCACTCGCATCGAGAGTCAAGCCCTCGGAGTTTTATTGGAAAGGGAGTTACCTGCTACAAGTAATACACCCTTTAAAACGACCTTTGACCCATCTACAGTGGGAAATGAAGCCGTACAGGAACAGACTCTAAATTTTTATGACCGACAGCGCAACCGTACATTACCTGTAGATATCTATTGGAGTAGGGCTAATGCCGACAATCCTTTGGTTGTTCTTTCCCACGGTTTTGGTTCCAATCGAAGATCTCTAAGATATTTAGCTAATCATCTTGCCTCTCATGGTATAACAGTCGTTGCTCTCGAGCATCCAGGTAGCAATGCCATATCAGTTAATAAGGCGAACGATGCTGCTAATTTAGGAAAACTGCTACCACCAACTGAATTTATCGATCGCCCGCGAGATGTGAGTTTTGTCCTTGATGAGCTCGCAAAACTCAATACTCAATCGGGAGAATTTCAAGGAAAGTTTAACACGGAGAAAGTTTCTGTCATCGGTCATTCTTTAGGAGGTTACACTGCTTTGGCTTTGGTCGCCCCTGAGGTGAACTTGGAAGACTTGCGGAAATTCTGTAAAGACTCTCTCAATCTTGACAAATCTCCCGCAGATTGGTTGCAGTGTTCTGCTGCTTCGTTGCGAGATAAAAAACTGCGATTGCAAGATAAGCGAGTGAGTCAGGCGATCGCTCTCAATCCTGTCATTGGAGAAATTTTCGGGAAAAAAGGTCTAAGTCAAATTACCAAACCAGTCCTCATCTTAGCAGGAACCGAAGATGCGATCGCTCCAGCATTGAAACATCAAATAGCACCTTTTAATCAACTACAGGGCGAAAAATATTTGTTAACTGCCATTGGAGGGACTCACTTAAGTATTAGCGATCCTGCAAGTACAGCCTACTCTATAGTCAAAGAACGACGAGGTGAAGAAGCCAGCTCCTTGAGACGATTGACCCAAGGTGTGAGTTTAGCGTTTGTCAAACAACTGACACCAGAAGCAAGAACTTACCGAGAATTTTTGACTCCAGCTTACGCACAGTTTCTTTCTACTTCTGAGTTACCATTGCGTCTTGTTTCTGAATTACCTACCAGTATCAAACCTTGGGTAGAAGGGAGTCTCGAGCGCAATTATATTAAGTAA
- a CDS encoding ABC transporter ATP-binding protein has translation MKSVADAPNSELNTRDSPPVVLTSELRKVYRTGFFMNQKVVSLKNCSLKVYKGETFGLLGPNGAGKTTLLKLLLGIIRPTSGRGLLLGKPIGDRGVKERIGYLPENPYLYDYLTGWEFLQLVAGLFQIPKKVQRQRIPQLLELVGLPQSDARKKLLRRYSKGMLQRVGMAQALINDPELVFLDEPMSGLDPVGRYQMREIILSLKAAGKTIFFNSHVLSEVEQICDRVAILAQGELICSGSLNELLGTTDVYSVKGHGGDWEIIEKWIANLEYQPDGSWQGELNGDYYDFLASLRLMGGQLIAMNLSRPSLEKFFVQQIQNLKNQ, from the coding sequence ATGAAGTCTGTTGCAGACGCCCCGAACTCCGAACTAAATACACGAGACAGTCCGCCAGTTGTTCTAACCTCTGAGTTGCGAAAGGTCTATCGCACTGGCTTTTTTATGAATCAGAAAGTTGTCTCTCTCAAAAACTGTTCTTTGAAAGTTTACAAGGGAGAAACTTTTGGGCTGTTAGGACCAAATGGTGCTGGTAAAACAACACTATTGAAATTGTTACTGGGAATTATCCGTCCGACATCGGGGCGGGGATTGCTTTTGGGAAAGCCGATTGGAGATCGTGGTGTTAAAGAACGTATCGGTTATTTACCTGAAAACCCTTATTTATATGACTATCTCACGGGTTGGGAATTTTTACAGTTAGTCGCCGGACTATTTCAAATTCCTAAAAAGGTTCAACGCCAACGCATTCCTCAATTGCTGGAATTGGTAGGATTGCCTCAATCTGACGCCCGCAAAAAACTCCTGCGCCGTTATTCAAAAGGAATGTTACAACGTGTCGGAATGGCACAAGCACTCATTAACGATCCAGAACTGGTATTCTTGGATGAACCCATGTCAGGGCTCGACCCTGTGGGACGCTACCAAATGAGAGAGATTATCTTATCTTTAAAAGCGGCAGGTAAAACAATTTTTTTCAACAGTCATGTTCTCAGTGAAGTGGAACAAATTTGCGATCGCGTTGCCATTCTTGCCCAAGGTGAACTTATTTGTTCTGGATCTCTTAATGAACTTTTAGGAACAACTGACGTATATTCTGTCAAAGGACACGGTGGAGACTGGGAAATTATTGAAAAATGGATCGCTAATTTGGAGTACCAGCCAGATGGGTCTTGGCAAGGGGAACTCAATGGAGATTATTATGATTTTCTGGCGAGCCTGCGTTTGATGGGAGGGCAATTAATAGCCATGAATTTGTCACGTCCATCTTTAGAAAAGTTTTTTGTGCAACAAATTCAAAACCTGAAAAATCAGTAA
- a CDS encoding SLBB domain-containing protein, with translation MHNTSVVKLLAHPAVGMVLLTSVSIAIPTVSLAQRQPTARTTQVDTNYTLGGGDRIRVSVFEVPEYSGEYQVPPGGGINLPLIGSVNVLGLTTEQSADLIAQRYSRYLKRPIISVNLLSPRPINVFVAGEVTRPGAYTLSLQGGAGDNPGVQYPTVLAALTTAQGVTLSADVTRVELRRKLGRGPEQVTSLNLDELRRTGRLPQDITLRDGDTIFVPTASTLDLANARNLAASSFAADPTRPRTVAIIGEVYRPGSYLVTQGATEGGTTGQTNAPSITGQPTLTRALQLAGGITPQADVRNVIIRRPTRTGSEQSININLWQLLQSGDINQDIIVQDGDTVVIPTATEINRAEATQLATTTLSPTRIQVGVVGEVKKPGQIDLQPNSTLNQALLAAGGFNDARASSKAVDLVRLNPDGSVTKRQVKVDFKAGINEDTNPILRNNDVVVVYRSGGAKAGDTAGLVINPLGGLLGIVRALFGF, from the coding sequence ATGCATAATACGAGTGTGGTGAAATTGCTCGCCCATCCAGCTGTGGGTATGGTGTTATTAACATCTGTAAGTATCGCTATTCCAACCGTTAGTTTAGCGCAAAGGCAGCCAACAGCGAGAACGACACAGGTAGACACAAACTACACCCTTGGAGGCGGCGATCGCATTAGAGTGAGTGTATTTGAAGTTCCCGAATACTCAGGAGAGTATCAAGTTCCACCAGGTGGAGGAATTAACTTACCTTTGATTGGCAGTGTTAATGTTCTGGGACTAACTACGGAACAATCTGCTGACTTAATTGCCCAAAGATACTCTCGGTATCTAAAACGTCCTATTATTTCAGTTAACCTATTATCACCTCGTCCCATTAACGTTTTTGTCGCTGGAGAAGTCACCCGTCCGGGAGCTTATACTCTCAGCTTGCAAGGAGGTGCAGGAGACAATCCTGGGGTACAATACCCAACAGTACTTGCTGCACTCACCACCGCCCAGGGTGTAACTTTGAGTGCGGATGTCACTAGAGTGGAATTGCGGCGCAAACTTGGCAGAGGACCAGAACAAGTTACCAGTCTCAATTTAGATGAACTCAGACGCACGGGAAGGTTACCCCAAGATATCACCTTGCGGGATGGCGATACCATTTTCGTACCCACAGCAAGTACTCTAGACTTAGCAAATGCACGTAATTTAGCCGCATCTAGTTTTGCTGCCGATCCCACAAGACCCCGTACAGTAGCAATTATTGGTGAAGTTTACCGTCCTGGGTCATATCTAGTGACTCAAGGTGCTACAGAAGGTGGTACCACCGGTCAAACGAATGCACCAAGTATTACAGGTCAACCCACTTTGACACGAGCACTTCAGCTAGCAGGAGGAATTACACCACAAGCTGATGTTCGTAATGTCATCATCCGCAGACCTACAAGAACTGGATCGGAACAATCTATAAATATTAACCTGTGGCAACTGTTGCAAAGCGGTGATATCAATCAGGACATCATCGTACAAGATGGAGATACAGTTGTTATCCCAACGGCAACTGAAATCAACCGTGCAGAAGCAACACAATTAGCGACAACGACTTTATCTCCCACGCGCATACAAGTGGGTGTCGTTGGTGAAGTGAAAAAACCGGGGCAAATAGACCTTCAGCCCAATAGCACTTTAAACCAAGCATTACTAGCAGCTGGTGGATTTAATGATGCCAGAGCAAGTAGTAAAGCTGTAGATTTGGTTCGCTTGAATCCAGACGGTTCTGTGACCAAACGTCAAGTTAAGGTAGATTTTAAAGCAGGAATTAATGAAGACACAAACCCAATACTCCGTAATAATGATGTTGTGGTAGTGTACCGATCTGGTGGAGCAAAGGCTGGCGATACAGCCGGTTTGGTTATTAATCCTCTAGGTGGTCTTTTAGGTATTGTTAGAGCTTTATTTGGCTTCTAA